The genomic stretch CCAGCACTGCTGGCCGGGCGATGCGGCACCGCTGGTGACGTGGCCGCTGGTGATCACCAAAGGGCCGCACAAAAAGCGCCAGAACCTGGGGATCTATCGTCAGCAGAAAATCGGCAAGAATCGCCTCATCATGCGCTGGCTCTCCCACCGCGGCGGCGCACTGGATTTTCTCGAGTTCCAAAAAGCCCATCCCGGCGAGCCGTTCCCCGTGGCGGTGGCGCTAGGCGCTGACCCAGCGACCATTCTTGGCGCAGTGACGCCGGTACCCGACACGCTGTCAGAGTACGCCTTTGCAGGTTTGCTACGCGGTTCGCGCACCGAGCTGGTCAAGTGTGGCCATGCGGATCTGGAGGTTCCTGCCTCCAGCGAAATCATTCTGGAAGGCTTCATCTACCCAGACGATATGGCACCGGAAGGGCCATTTGGTGACCACACGGGGTACTACAACGAGGTGGATCACTTCCCAGTCTTTACCGTGACGCGGATGACCATGCGTCGCGATGCGATCTATCACTCCACCTACACCGGCCGTCCGCCTGATGAGCCCGCCATTTTGGGCGTAGCGCTCAACGAAGTGTTCGTGCCCATCCTGTGCAAGCAGTTCCCTGAAATCGTCGATTTCTACCTGCCGCCAGAGGGCTGCTCCTACCGTATGGCAGTCGTCACCATGAAGAAGCAGTACCCCGGCCACGCCAAGCGCGTGATGATGGGGGTATGGAGCTTCCTGCGACAGTTCATGTACACCAAGTTCGTCATCGTGCTGGATGACGATGTGGATGCACGCAACTGGGAAGACGTGATGTGGGCGATCACTACGCGCATGGATCCCGCTCGTGACACGGTGATGGTGGAAAACACGCCCATCGACTATCTCGACTTTGCGTCGCCGGTGTCTGGGCTTGGCTCCAAAATGGGCTTGGACGCGACCAACAAGTGGCCCGGCGAAACCGACCGTGAGTGGGGAACGCCCATCGTCATGGACGAGGCGGTGAAAACTCGTGTCGACGAGCGCTGGGATGAGCTGGGCATCGACATTCCGTTACCCACACCGCGCCACGGTTAACCGGCCGTGCGGGCCGAACGATTTTCCATAAAGAGGCTTTCATGAGCGCTACGTTAACGTGCAAAACGCTAACCTGCCAGGTCACGGCCGTTGAGGATCTCAATCCTGACGTGTTCAAAGTGACCCTCGCCGGGCGCGCCGAAGCAATGCAGCACGCCCCTGGTCAATACCTCGAGTTAATGCTGGACGAGGCGACGTGGGTGCCGTTCTCGATTGCGAGCTGCGACCGGGGCGACGGTACACTAGAGCTGCAGATTCAGCACTGGCCCGAGCGGGACAACTCCCAGCGCCTGCGCCAACTGCTGCAGGTGGCGAATCAGCTCACCGTTCGTCTGCCGAGCGGTGAGTGCGTGTTGGATACACAAAGCGAGCGCCCGCTGCTGCTGATTGCCGCTGGCACGGGGTTTGCTCAAATGAAGGCCATCATCGAGGCCGCACTGCGTGATCAGCCTGCACGGCCCATTTCCCTATGGTGGGCGAACCGCGAGCATCGCGACCTGTATGCAGAAGATCTCGCCTGTGCGTGGGCACAGCAGCATGATCAGGTGGCGTTTCATGCGGTCACCGAGTTTCCGCTCACCGAGCCGCTCGCACCTGGGGAGCGAATCACTCACCACCAGGGCCGCGTCGATTTGGTGCTGGAGAGCGAACTGGCCAAGGCCCCCATCACGCCAAGCGACTGTGATGTCTACCTCTCGGGCTCGCCGGGCATGGTCTACGCCTGCGTGGACGTACTGGAGCGCTTGGGCGTGAACAGCGAGCGAATGTTCTCGGATGTATTTGCCTACGCTCCCCGGCCTCACTAGAATAATCCATCACTTTTGGCGTACGGCCCGTGCCGTGAACTCGACCCATTATGAGGAGGCTGTCATGGCCAATCACGACGACAATTTCAAAGACGACTCTGGCATCCTGCCGATTATTCTCGGTATTGTGATTCTGGTCGGTATGAGCGCGCTGCCCGCCACCATTGGCTGGATTCAGGCGTTCGGCAGCTAATCATTTGCCTGATCTAACCGGCGCGTAATTCCCGGTTGCCATTTGGCGAATGCGCAGGCAGGATAAAGACAGTTCGTTATTGATCGATTGAGGAAGCCCTATGTCACACGCCACGCTGCTATCAAGCGTCACCGCTAAACCGGAAACGGTGGCGTGTGCTTGGGCGAGCGTGGGGACGACTCAATTCGGTTACTATGCAGCGTATTG from Halomonas meridiana encodes the following:
- a CDS encoding NAD(P)H-flavin reductase, whose amino-acid sequence is MSATLTCKTLTCQVTAVEDLNPDVFKVTLAGRAEAMQHAPGQYLELMLDEATWVPFSIASCDRGDGTLELQIQHWPERDNSQRLRQLLQVANQLTVRLPSGECVLDTQSERPLLLIAAGTGFAQMKAIIEAALRDQPARPISLWWANREHRDLYAEDLACAWAQQHDQVAFHAVTEFPLTEPLAPGERITHHQGRVDLVLESELAKAPITPSDCDVYLSGSPGMVYACVDVLERLGVNSERMFSDVFAYAPRPH
- the ubiD gene encoding 4-hydroxy-3-polyprenylbenzoate decarboxylase; amino-acid sequence: MKYNDLRDFIAALEAKGELKRITAEVDPYLEITEICDRTLRAGGPALLFENVKGHDMPLLGNLFGTPKRVALGMGQDSVEALREVGKLLAFLKEPDPPKGLKDAWDKLPIFKQVLSMGPKSVKRAPVQEVVYEGDDVDLGRLPIQHCWPGDAAPLVTWPLVITKGPHKKRQNLGIYRQQKIGKNRLIMRWLSHRGGALDFLEFQKAHPGEPFPVAVALGADPATILGAVTPVPDTLSEYAFAGLLRGSRTELVKCGHADLEVPASSEIILEGFIYPDDMAPEGPFGDHTGYYNEVDHFPVFTVTRMTMRRDAIYHSTYTGRPPDEPAILGVALNEVFVPILCKQFPEIVDFYLPPEGCSYRMAVVTMKKQYPGHAKRVMMGVWSFLRQFMYTKFVIVLDDDVDARNWEDVMWAITTRMDPARDTVMVENTPIDYLDFASPVSGLGSKMGLDATNKWPGETDREWGTPIVMDEAVKTRVDERWDELGIDIPLPTPRHG